Proteins from a single region of Macaca thibetana thibetana isolate TM-01 chromosome 4, ASM2454274v1, whole genome shotgun sequence:
- the LOC126953690 gene encoding glutathione S-transferase A3 isoform X14, with amino-acid sequence MVEIDGMKLVQTRAILNYIASKYNLYGKDIKERALIDMYTEGMADLNEMILLLPLCRPEEKDAKIALIKEKTKNRYFPAFEKVLQSHGQDYLVGNKLSRADISLVELLYYVEELDSSLISSFPLLKALKTRISNMPTVKKFLQPGSPRKPPPDAKALEEARKIFRF; translated from the exons ATGGTTGAGATTGATGGGATGAAGCTGGTGCAGACCAGAGCCATTCTCAACTACATTGCCAGCAAATACAACCTCTACGGGAAAGACATAAAGGAGAGAGCCCT AATTGATATGTATACGGAAGGTATGGCAGATTTGAATGAAATGATCCTTCTTCTGCCCTTATGTCGACCTGAGGAAAAAGATGCCAAGATTGCCTTgatcaaagagaaaacaaaaaatcgcTACTTCCCTGCCTTCGAAAAA GTGTTACAGAGCCATGGACAAGATTACCTTGTTGGCAACAAGCTGAGCCGGGCTGACATTAGCCTGGTGGAACTTCTCTACTATGTGGAAGAGCTTGACTCCAGCCTTATCTCCAGCTTCCCACTGCTGAAG GCCCTGAAAACCAGAATCAGCAACATGCCCACGGTGAAGAAGTTTCTACAGCCTGGCAGCCCAAGGAAACCTCCCCCAGATGCAAAAGCTTTAGAAGAAGCCAGAaagattttcagattttaa
- the LOC126953690 gene encoding glutathione S-transferase A3 isoform X10 yields the protein MAGKPKLHYFNGRGRMEPIRWLLAAAGVEFEEKFIESAEDLEKLRNDGSLLFQQVPMVEIDGMKLVQTRAILNYIASKYNLYGKDIKERALIDMYTEGMADLNEMILLLPLCRPEEKDAKIALIKEKTKNRYFPAFEKVLQSHGQDYLVGNKLSRADISLVELLYYVEELDSSLISSFPLLKALKTRISNMPTVKKFLQPGSPRKPPPDAKALEEARKIFRF from the exons ATGGCGGGGAAGCCCAAGCTTCACTACTTCAATGGACGGGGCAGAATGGAGCCCATCCGGTGGCTCTTGGCTGCAGCTGGAGTGGAG tttgaagagaaatttatagAATCTGCAGAAGATTTGGAAAAGTTAAGAAATG aTGGGAGTTTGCTGTTCCAGCAAGTACCAATGGTTGAGATTGATGGGATGAAGCTGGTGCAGACCAGAGCCATTCTCAACTACATTGCCAGCAAATACAACCTCTACGGGAAAGACATAAAGGAGAGAGCCCT AATTGATATGTATACGGAAGGTATGGCAGATTTGAATGAAATGATCCTTCTTCTGCCCTTATGTCGACCTGAGGAAAAAGATGCCAAGATTGCCTTgatcaaagagaaaacaaaaaatcgcTACTTCCCTGCCTTCGAAAAA GTGTTACAGAGCCATGGACAAGATTACCTTGTTGGCAACAAGCTGAGCCGGGCTGACATTAGCCTGGTGGAACTTCTCTACTATGTGGAAGAGCTTGACTCCAGCCTTATCTCCAGCTTCCCACTGCTGAAG GCCCTGAAAACCAGAATCAGCAACATGCCCACGGTGAAGAAGTTTCTACAGCCTGGCAGCCCAAGGAAACCTCCCCCAGATGCAAAAGCTTTAGAAGAAGCCAGAaagattttcagattttaa